From Rhododendron vialii isolate Sample 1 chromosome 10a, ASM3025357v1, the proteins below share one genomic window:
- the LOC131303132 gene encoding UPF0481 protein At3g47200-like: protein MSNFEHGSTRGADEGSSSSYAPAAITTDHTLEVVTDGSMEPERTKLSERRMEKVPLIMRQDEKKKGYFDPKVVSIGPYHHGKEELQIVERVKPIVAQLYIKHSGRDMDEFRRNIREMVDVARSYYLEGSTEKYSDEEFAEIMLLDGLFVLAIFESFIVETFRKELLKRLGIYDLFFLVADITYLLENQLPFQVLELLMSLKSKDNNFAELLDEIWEINCEFTMSNKQDKNELRRNFRNVLGRKGIDGKQLLHYPEYVWFQRNKDWRQSHIHVSGTLHVDSFWDLFYSFRSISELKAKGIQARRGNTYNRRDIKFRSSFFFFAVLEIPPFLLNPHFIVHNSNQIAYELTPNNPTNQPTMAYINFLKSLINSAKDVKELTLRANNILLSPCTSDEEVVNMINSIPTIVVEDFTNICEGEAKHSKSL, encoded by the coding sequence ATGTCCAACTTTGAACATGGGTCAACTAGAGGAGCTGATGAAGGAAGCAGCAGCAGCTATGCACCTGCTGCAATTACCACGGACCACACGTTGGAAGTTGTGACTGATGGTAGCATGGAACCTGAAAGAACTAAGCTATCTGAACGTCGAATGGAAAAAGTTCCATTGATAATGCGAcaagatgaaaagaaaaagggatacTTTGATCCTAAGGTGGTTTCAATCGGTCCATACCATCATGGAAAGGAAGAGCTCCAGATTGTAGAGAGGGTCAAGCCTATTGTAGCGCAATTGTATATTAAGCATAGCGGAAGGGACATGGATGAATTTCGTAGGAATATTCGCGAGATGGTTGATGTTGCTAGAAGCTACTACCTTGAAGGATCAACAGAAAAATATTCCGACGAGGAATTTGCTGAGATTATGCTCCTCGACGGTTTGTTTGTTTTAGCTATTTTTGAGAGCTTCATTGTTGAAACATTTAGAAAAGAACTACTCAAACGCTTGGGCATCTATGATTTATTCTTTCTGGTAGCTGATATAACCTATTTGCTTGAGAATCAACTCCCATTTCAGGTTCTCGAGTTGCTGATGAGCTTAAAGTCCAAAGACAACAATTTTGCCGAACTTTTGGACGAAATATGGGAGATTAATTGCGAGTTTACCATGTCAAATAAACAAGATAAGAATGAACTCAGAAGGAATTTCAGAAACGTTTTGGGCAGAAAAGGAATTGATGGAAAGCAACTGCTTCATTACCCTGAATATGTTTGGTTTCAGCGAAACAAAGATTGGCGCCAATCCCATATTCATGTTTCTGGAACCTTACATGTTGATTCTTTCTGGGACTTATTTTACTCCTTCCGATCTATTAGTGAGCTCAAAGCTAAGGGAATCCAAGCTAGGCGTGGCAATACCTATAACCGAAGGGATATTAAGTTCAgatcttccttcttcttcttcgcagTGCTCGAAATTCCTCCTTTTTTGCTGAATCCCCATTTCATTGTACATAATTCAAACCAGATTGCGTACGAGTTGACACCAAACAATCCTACCAACCAACCCACAATGGCTTACATAAATTTCCTGAAATCTCTTATTAATAGCGCAAAAGATGTGAAAGAGTTAACGTTGCGCGCAAATAATATACTACTCAGCCCCTGCACAAGTGATGAAGAAGTGGTCAACATGATCAACAGCATCCCCACAATCGTTGTGGAGGACTTCACAAATATATGCGAAGGTGAAGCAAAGCATTCAAAATCACTGTGA